A stretch of the Onychomys torridus chromosome 23, mOncTor1.1, whole genome shotgun sequence genome encodes the following:
- the Gpr1 gene encoding G-protein coupled receptor 1, with the protein MEISKEAFFEEFENYSYTVEYYSQESDSEETPHLGIIHWISLLLYVLAFVLGVPGNATVIWFMGFKWKKTVTTLWFLNLAIADFIFVLFLPLYVSYVALSFHWPFGLLLCKANSFIAQLNMFSSVFFLTVISLDHYFRLIHPVLSHRYRTLKNSLGVVLFVWCLASLLGGPVLYFRDTVEVNNHIICYNNFQERDPALTLVRHHVLTWVKFLFGYLFPLLTMSFCYLCLIFKAKKRNIPMSTKHFWTVLSVVTAFTVCWTPYHLFSIWELGVYHNSSFHHVLQSAVPLSTGLAFLNSCLNPILYVLISKKFQAHFRASVAEVLKHSLWEVSCPGTVSEQLRSPETRSLSPSETAQ; encoded by the coding sequence ATGGAAATCTCAAAGGAAGCATTCTTTGAAGAATTTGAGAACTATTCCTATACCGTAGAATATTACTCCCAGGAGTCTGATTCAGAGGAGACGCCGCACCTGGGAATCATTCACTGGATCTCCCTGCTGTTATATGTCCTAGCATTTGTTCTGGGAGTTCCGGGAAACGCCACTGTCATTTGGTTCATGGGATTCAAGTGGAAGAAGACAGTCACTACTCTCTGGTTCCTCAATCTGGCCATTGCAGATTTCATTTTTGTGCTCTTTCTGCCCCTCTATGTCTCCTATGTGGCCTTGAGTTTCCACTGGCCCTTTGGCCTGTTGCTTTGCAAGGCTAACTCCTTCATTGCCCAGCTGAACATGTtttccagtgttttcttcttGACGGTGATCAGCCTGGATCACTATTTCCGCTTGATCCATCCTGTCTTGTCTCATCGGTACCGAACCCTGAAGAACTCATTGGGCGTTGTTCTATTTGTCTGGTGTTTGGCTTCTCTGCTTGGAGGTCCTGTCCTGTACTTCCGGGACACTGTGGAGGTCAATAACCACATTATTTGTTATAACAATTTCCAGGAGCGAGACCCTGCCCTCACCTTGGTAAGACACCATGTCCTGACCTGGGTCAAGTTCCTTTTTGGCTACCTCTTTCCTCTGCTGACAATGAGCTTCTGCTACTTGTGTCTCATCTTCAAGGCAAAGAAACGAAACATCCCCATGTCCACTAAGCATTTTTGGACAGTCCTCTCTGTGGTCACTGCCTTCACGGTCTGCTGGACTCCTTATCACCTGTTTAGCATTTGGGAACTCGGCGTCTACCACAACAGCTCTTTCCATCACGTCCTGCAGAGTGCCGTCCCTCTCTCCACTGGCTTGGCGTTCCTCAATAGCTGCTTAAACCCCATCCTTTACGTTCTGATTAGCAAGAAGTTCCAAGCTCACTTCCGGGCCTCTGTTGCGGAGGTACTAAAGCATTCTCTGTGGGAAGTCAGCTGTCCTGGCACAGTCAGTGAACAGCTCAGGAGCCCTGAGACCAGGAGCTTGTCTCCCTCAGAAACAGCCCAATGA